The genomic region TTCGCTTTCCCGTTCGGCGTGGTGAACTCCCGCACGCGCGGACCGTTATACAAGATCAGACCCGCGGGCTCCTTCATCCGCTCCTCGTAGTTCTCAAAAATAGGGAACACGCCCTCAATACGTTTACGGATTTCAGTTGTGTAGTTCCCCATGTCACGCCAGTACTGCTCATGATGAAGTCGGTAGCCGATTTCACCGAAAATCTTCATCTCACTGGGTAGGTCCTGCAAAATCTTGTGCTTGCCATAAGACGCGGTTACGTATCCCATCGAGTCTTCCGTAGACACCGCCTGCGGATTCCCCTCAGGATCCAAATTCAGATCTGAACGCGTCAAAACCGGCAAAATCAAACCAGTCTTCCCCGGGTACAAGTGCGAACGGTTCAACTTAGTGGACAGCATGACCGTCATGTCGACCTGATCGATCACTTCCTCCAGCACCGCCGTGTCACCGGCTGCGCGTAAAAAGTTACCTCCAAGCGACAAGAAGAATCGGACTTTCCCATCCCGCATCGCCTGACACGTGCGGGTCACGTTGTAACCGTGGTGGCGCGGTACTTTGAACCCAAACTCTTTCTCCACGCCGTCCAGCAGCGCCTCGCTGGGTTCCTCCCAAACCCCCACGGTGCGGTCTCCCTGCACGTTAGAGTGTCCGCGCACCGGGCAGGTACCCGCACCGGGCCGGCCAATATTACCTGTCAGCAGGTGCATGTTCACGATCTCGCGCAACAGGGGCACGGAGTTCATGTGCTGCGTAGCCCCAAGTGCCCAACAGGTCACAACCCCTCGCTCACCCGCCTCAATAATGGACTGCGCCACCATCTCCACGTCTTCCCACGGCAGACCACACTGGCGCACCACCTCATCGGGATCTACGCTGCGCAAATACGCAATCGTTTCCTCATAATTCGCGCAGTATTTACGCAGGAAATCCCAGTCAATGTACCCGCGTTCAACCAGCACGTGGTTCACGCCTTGCCAGAACGCCAAATCTCCGTCTAAACGGATCTGCAGGTACTCATCCGCGAGCTTCTCTCCGATTCCCAGGGCGCCCACCGGTTTTTGCGGGTTCAAAAAGTTCTGCAACCCCGCTTCCTTCAGCGGATTTATAGCGATCATCTTCGCCCCATTCTTCTTCGCTTTCGCAAACGAAATGAGCTGGCGCGGATGGTTAGTTCCCGGGTTTTGCCCAAGCGTAATGATGAGCCCGGTTTGCTCTAAATCGTCTAGTGTAACCGTTCCCTTCCCAATCCCAATCGTCGGGCCGCAAGCCTTGCCGGTGGCTTCGTGGCACATATTTGAACAGTCCGGCAGGTTGTTAGTTCCAACGCGTTTTGCCAGTACCTGCAGCATGAACGCGGATTCGTTTGAGGCACGCCCCGACGTGTAGTACACGGTTTCGTCCGGATGGTGTTTCTTAATTTCATCCGCGATGAGGTCGTACGCCTCGTCCCAACCGATTGGTTCGTAGTGGTCGCTGCCTTCGCGAATGATCATCGGGGTGGTTAAGCGCCCTTGCCGGCTGAGCCAGTAGTCCGTCTCTGCCCGCAGGTCCACAATCGAATAGTCGGCAAAGAACTGCGGTGTGCACCGTCGCCCCGTTGTCTCTTCCGCCAGTGCTTTCGCCCCGTTTTCACAGAAGTCAACTATGCCGCCTTCACCCGGTTGCGCGTCCGGCCACGCACACCCCGGGCACTTAACGCCCTTGGGGCTATTCAGCACGATGAGTGGCAGCAGGCCACGTTCACGCACCCCAAAAAACGCGCCGCGCACAGCTCCTTCGACGCCAGCGGCTTTCGTGTGTGGGGCAGAAACACGTGGGTGGTCAGGTACGTTTGCGGCAGCATCGCCGACGGCCTCAATAATATTGACCCTCTTAATGGCCTTATTTACGGGAACAGTAGTAGACATACCCCCAGTTTAGGCCTTTTTTCCTATTGTTTCACGAGGCCTGAGGCGTATCTAAGCCACCCTCACACCTCTCAGGGGGTACCTGCTGAAAAGCGCCGCAAATGCGTTCTAAATTGCGTTAAAGCGGCGGGTTTGCGACCCCGGTGTAGGTCAGCCATTTTTGAGTGTCTCGCCACAGTGCCCCACGCGTGTCCGGAAGCGACAAAGTTAGGTCGTGCACACCGCGGTAGCGGCGGATCGTTATCCACTCACCGAGCCGCGCCGCCCGCTCCACAATGTCACGCACGTTCAGAACCGCATCCGCGAACCGTACGTCCGCACTCCACTCCTCCCGTTCGTAAGAAGAAGTTGACGCGAGCGCTAAAACGGGACACGTTATGTCCAATCCTTTCGCTACCCGCTGGTGCCCTTCGCCGATCGCCGCGAGCCATCCAGCGAGAGTTTGCCGGTTGTCAGACTTCCATTCCGGCAGAATCGACCACCCGCGGATCGCAGGGTCGTTGGCCCACTGCTGATACATCTGGGGCAGGGCACCGTCGCGTTCTTGCCAGCCCTGCAGTGACTCGCCGTAGAAATTGTTCCCACCCGTGTTAATCACCCATCGTGGGTCGCGACCCGCCATAATTTCAACTAGTTGCTGCGTTGCCGAGCGCATGAAGGGTGAAGTCTGCAGATCCAACCAAGGCGAGTTCAACCACAGTGCCGCGAGTGCCCCCGGGTTGCGATGCGCCCACAGCGAAGCCGTTAACCCACCTGTGGAGTGCGCCATCATTACCACGGGCAAATCCGTTCCGATGACGCTCAGCGCTTCCGAAATGTCCTCATCGTACGTGCGCAAGCTTGTGATCCACCCAAACGTCTGATTCTTACGCCACGAACGGCCGTATTTACGTAAGTCCAGTGCGTAGAACTGCCCGCCCATCAGTGCGATTGCGCGTGCCATTTCGCGATTAAAAAAATAGTCGTTCCACCCGTGAATGTACAGGGCGTTAAACAGCGGCTTCCCCCGGTGCGCAGGGAGGTTTTTCAGCACGAGGGTAGCCGGGTCCGCCTCGGATTGAGCTGCCCACAAAGCTGAGTCCGCCTCGGATTGAGCTGCCCACAAAGCTGGGTCCGCCTCGGATTGCGCTGCCCACAAAGCTGGGTCCGCCTGCGCGTGCGCATCTCGTAAACCCGGGCCCGCCTGCGAGCTGGAGTCGCGTAAACCGGGATTGAGGGCGCGCATAACTGGATCCGCCGCGGGGCTGTGCCGCACGAGGGTGGCGACAACCTCGCCTTCCTCATCCGGCAGTAGCTGCAGGGCCATCGCCTCGAAACCATCGCCGAGGATATCTGGAGTCCACACTCCCGCCCGGGGGATCGCAGTATTGTCAAATGCGCGCGTGGGGTCAAACGTTTCCATTCCTCTACTTTAGAAGATGTTGCACATTCGCAAGAATCAACTACCTGACATGTTTCCCGTGCGTGGTGCAGATCCGAATTAGAACTATGAGGTACTTCAAATTCGCCTGCCTCACGGTTTCGGTAAAGCCGGTTAGGCGCGTGGTTTTAGCTGTATTCTCCGCGTTAACGACGCGCGGGCGATATTCCTAAAAAAAAGTAAAATCAAGAGGACACGCCGACCAACCAATGGGACTAGTGTTAATGATGTTGCGATAGTTGTTGCTGTTGCGATAGTTTAGTTTCAACATAACGTTTTAGAAAAGAAATGTCTCGCGCGCCTGAGTGCGCGCGAGAGGTTTGGAATGAGGTTACATTGACGCGAATCCGGTCTAGAGGGACTATGGTAGTCACCTCTTTGTTGCTAACTTCTGGGTTGGTGTTGAGTGCAAACGCACTACCGTGGGGCAGTGAACAAACCACTGCTTTCGCAGCTACGGATCCCTCAGAAATGTCCGTCGCACAAATCGAAGTGGAACTAGCGAAAGTTCGCGCTAACGCTTCCCAAAGCGACATCAATGCCCGCATGGCGGAGGAACAACTTGCGCAATCACGCGACCGGCTCGACCAAGCGAACGCCCGCGTTAAAGAAGCACAAGATGCGGTCAACGCGTCAAAAGCTGACCTCGACAAAGCCCGTGACAACCTCGCGGAAGTAAGCCAAACTGCGTACCGCGCCGGCAATGGTGGACTCGACCAGTTCGCGCCCTACCTGAAAACAGATGGCCTGGCAGAACTGGAACGCTCCGACAAAGCAATCTCCACATTCTCCGCAGAAGTGGACCAACGCATGCAACAAGTGTTGGCGCTAGAAAAAGTGACAAACACGCTGTCGGGACAGGCACAAGAAGCGCAGCAGCAAGCGCAAAAAGCGAACGATCAGGTACAGGAAAAAACCACGCAGGCGCGTGGGGAAGCCAAACAGGCTCGCGACGAAGTGACGCAAGTGGAACGCCGCCGCGAAACCCTGATTAACGCACTTGCCCAACGGCGGAAGACGTCCGTGGAAGAAGAGACGCGGCGGCAAAACGAGCGTGACGAACAGCAGGCACGCCGCGTTGAAGCAGACGAACGCATCCGCGTTGAGCGGCAACAAAACCGGCCGCAACCGAGCGCACCGGAAGCGACGCAAACTCCGCAGCCAAGCCCGTCCCGACCCGCACCAAGCCAGCCGGCTCCGGCACCCAGCCGACCTGAACCGACGCGGCCCGCGCCGACGCAGCGCCCAGCTCCCCGTCCAACCCCACCGAAACCGAAA from Gleimia hominis harbors:
- a CDS encoding NlpC/P60 family protein, with the translated sequence MVVTSLLLTSGLVLSANALPWGSEQTTAFAATDPSEMSVAQIEVELAKVRANASQSDINARMAEEQLAQSRDRLDQANARVKEAQDAVNASKADLDKARDNLAEVSQTAYRAGNGGLDQFAPYLKTDGLAELERSDKAISTFSAEVDQRMQQVLALEKVTNTLSGQAQEAQQQAQKANDQVQEKTTQARGEAKQARDEVTQVERRRETLINALAQRRKTSVEEETRRQNERDEQQARRVEADERIRVERQQNRPQPSAPEATQTPQPSPSRPAPSQPAPAPSRPEPTRPAPTQRPAPRPTPPKPKPQPAPAPAPAPSLSGAQQAIAFARSKIGATYVWGGEGPGYDCSGIVMMAWRSAGRASLPHSSQQQYYATARVPISQLQPGDLIFYGRGGSANAIYHVAMYTGNGRMIEAVDFGYPLTEGPLRYTGLVPSGGRVL
- a CDS encoding FdhF/YdeP family oxidoreductase — translated: MSTTVPVNKAIKRVNIIEAVGDAAANVPDHPRVSAPHTKAAGVEGAVRGAFFGVRERGLLPLIVLNSPKGVKCPGCAWPDAQPGEGGIVDFCENGAKALAEETTGRRCTPQFFADYSIVDLRAETDYWLSRQGRLTTPMIIREGSDHYEPIGWDEAYDLIADEIKKHHPDETVYYTSGRASNESAFMLQVLAKRVGTNNLPDCSNMCHEATGKACGPTIGIGKGTVTLDDLEQTGLIITLGQNPGTNHPRQLISFAKAKKNGAKMIAINPLKEAGLQNFLNPQKPVGALGIGEKLADEYLQIRLDGDLAFWQGVNHVLVERGYIDWDFLRKYCANYEETIAYLRSVDPDEVVRQCGLPWEDVEMVAQSIIEAGERGVVTCWALGATQHMNSVPLLREIVNMHLLTGNIGRPGAGTCPVRGHSNVQGDRTVGVWEEPSEALLDGVEKEFGFKVPRHHGYNVTRTCQAMRDGKVRFFLSLGGNFLRAAGDTAVLEEVIDQVDMTVMLSTKLNRSHLYPGKTGLILPVLTRSDLNLDPEGNPQAVSTEDSMGYVTASYGKHKILQDLPSEMKIFGEIGYRLHHEQYWRDMGNYTTEIRKRIEGVFPIFENYEERMKEPAGLILYNGPRVREFTTPNGKANLSVNTMRTTQAREGYFLMQTLRSHDQYNTTIYGMSDRYRGIHSGRRVVLMNPADMQQCGYEQGDLVDIYADYEDGTRRAPNFRIVEYDTPRGCLATYMPETNVLISMDSFGESSETPIMKSIEVRLEPALLAQATADPSAVAAGAAGSSDGASGSGRTRGAGGTPAGRGEVTTAV
- a CDS encoding alpha/beta hydrolase is translated as METFDPTRAFDNTAIPRAGVWTPDILGDGFEAMALQLLPDEEGEVVATLVRHSPAADPVMRALNPGLRDSSSQAGPGLRDAHAQADPALWAAQSEADPALWAAQSEADSALWAAQSEADPATLVLKNLPAHRGKPLFNALYIHGWNDYFFNREMARAIALMGGQFYALDLRKYGRSWRKNQTFGWITSLRTYDEDISEALSVIGTDLPVVMMAHSTGGLTASLWAHRNPGALAALWLNSPWLDLQTSPFMRSATQQLVEIMAGRDPRWVINTGGNNFYGESLQGWQERDGALPQMYQQWANDPAIRGWSILPEWKSDNRQTLAGWLAAIGEGHQRVAKGLDITCPVLALASTSSYEREEWSADVRFADAVLNVRDIVERAARLGEWITIRRYRGVHDLTLSLPDTRGALWRDTQKWLTYTGVANPPL